A single window of Synechococcus sp. CBW1004 DNA harbors:
- the smc gene encoding chromosome segregation protein SMC → MVHIKQVDFHHFKSFGGAVTIPLEPGFSVVTGPNGSGKSNILDGILFCLGLASSRGMRADRLPDLINSAMLRDGRAAETTVTVHFDLGDWQPDAAEADLEAPEEGPWIHPGQTSWSVTRRLRVAPGGTYSSSYSADGVACNLAQLQTQLRRLRVDPEGSNVVMQGDVTRIVTMSARERRGIIDELAGVALFDRRIEQTRGKLDEVQQRQERCAIVEQELLVSRQKLERDCARARSYQELRTRLQEGRAQEQLLVVEAAERHLQQLAGRQEQLASRQVQEREAIAAAETAVQEAGRQLEQLQAEVRDLGEDKLLAVQSELAGLEASERERQRQGEQHQRQAEALQGQRQQLQEKQTQLRQLRQELQNSDDAAAVEAAEERCRQAEAAVELSRRRLGEVAGRSGSWLEEQQRRSRERQECQEQLRPLLAERQQRQERLRQGEERLTELSAEQQQEQSGWQEAEHRLAGLEQEAGQLERELQAEQSRIQELAEGLALQQRTRSRLEQEQAGLERDIARADSRRDTLQESRGTGALRLLLEAGLEGIHGPVAQLGEVEERHRVALEVAAGARLGQVVVDDDRIAARAIDLLKSRRAGRLTFLPLNRIRGGGSAGGSSAALQRGGGPGAGTGGGLIGRAVDLVRHEPVYAEVFRYVFGDTLVFDNLTSARRELGRCRAVTLEGELLEKSGAMTGGSLQQRSGQLSFGSGGERDEAEPLRRRLLELGETLLACRRREAELLQELEQARPRLQERQRRQAAVQAERSGAQRQLDPQRQRALQRQKRLEQLQVSRQEDAQRLEELAAAITPLEQQLAALERAEAEASRSGDSERWQGLQADLEAADQALSQARQERDGLLAQRRERALAAERLESEAAALSRDELRLAEDVRALVSEREQWKQRQQADQQRRAELETLQSTLSASFGEKRRARDSAEADLGRRRQALQQRQWDLQHMQEESQALAEEQRSEALRLEQLNKDLPDPRPVLSEEVRAAGLEALQEELRRVQQRMEALEPVNMLALQELEELEQRLAELEERLEVLRKEREELLLRIETVATLRLEAFLEAFREVDGHFRTIFAGLSDGEGHLQLENPDDPLEGGLTLVAHPRGKAVRRLASMSGGEKSLTALSFLFALQRFRPSPFYALDEVDSFLDGVNVERLAALIASQAGGAQFLVVSHRRPMIAAATRTIGVTQARGAHTQVVGLPPAA, encoded by the coding sequence TTGGTTCACATCAAGCAGGTCGACTTTCACCACTTCAAGTCGTTCGGCGGCGCCGTCACGATCCCGCTGGAACCCGGCTTCAGCGTCGTAACCGGCCCCAACGGCTCCGGCAAGAGCAACATCCTCGACGGCATCCTGTTCTGCCTCGGCCTGGCCAGCAGCCGCGGCATGCGCGCCGACCGCCTGCCGGACCTGATCAACAGCGCCATGCTGCGCGACGGCCGCGCCGCCGAGACCACGGTGACGGTGCACTTCGACCTGGGCGACTGGCAGCCCGACGCCGCCGAAGCCGACCTGGAGGCACCCGAGGAGGGCCCCTGGATCCATCCGGGCCAGACCAGCTGGAGCGTTACCCGCCGCCTGCGGGTGGCCCCCGGTGGCACGTACAGCAGCAGCTACAGCGCCGACGGCGTCGCCTGCAACCTCGCCCAGCTGCAGACCCAGCTGCGCCGCCTGCGGGTCGACCCGGAGGGCAGCAACGTGGTGATGCAGGGCGATGTCACCCGCATCGTCACGATGAGCGCCCGCGAGCGTCGCGGCATCATCGACGAACTGGCCGGCGTGGCGCTGTTCGACCGCCGCATCGAGCAGACCCGCGGCAAGCTCGACGAGGTGCAGCAACGGCAGGAGCGCTGCGCGATCGTCGAGCAGGAGCTGCTGGTCAGCCGCCAGAAGCTGGAACGCGACTGCGCCCGCGCCCGCAGCTACCAGGAGCTGCGCACACGTCTGCAGGAGGGCCGCGCCCAGGAGCAGCTGCTGGTGGTCGAGGCGGCCGAGCGCCATCTGCAGCAGCTGGCCGGCCGCCAGGAGCAGCTGGCCAGCCGCCAGGTGCAGGAACGGGAGGCGATCGCCGCCGCCGAGACGGCCGTGCAGGAGGCCGGACGCCAGCTGGAGCAACTGCAGGCCGAAGTGCGCGACCTGGGCGAGGACAAGCTGCTGGCGGTGCAGAGCGAACTCGCCGGTCTCGAGGCCAGCGAGCGCGAGCGGCAGCGCCAGGGGGAGCAGCACCAGCGCCAGGCCGAGGCCCTGCAGGGCCAGCGGCAGCAGCTGCAGGAGAAGCAGACCCAGCTGCGCCAGCTGCGCCAGGAGCTGCAGAACAGCGATGACGCTGCCGCCGTGGAGGCCGCCGAGGAGCGCTGCCGCCAGGCGGAGGCGGCGGTCGAGCTGTCACGCCGGCGCCTGGGAGAGGTGGCGGGCCGCTCCGGCAGCTGGCTCGAGGAGCAGCAGCGCCGCAGCCGTGAGCGCCAGGAGTGCCAGGAGCAGCTCCGCCCCCTGCTGGCCGAGCGGCAGCAACGCCAGGAGCGGCTGCGGCAGGGGGAGGAGCGCCTCACTGAGCTCAGCGCCGAACAGCAGCAGGAGCAGAGCGGCTGGCAGGAAGCGGAGCACCGTCTCGCGGGCCTCGAGCAGGAGGCCGGCCAGCTCGAACGGGAACTGCAGGCCGAGCAGAGCCGCATCCAGGAGCTGGCGGAAGGCCTGGCGCTGCAGCAGCGCACCCGCAGCCGCCTGGAACAGGAGCAGGCGGGCCTGGAACGGGACATCGCCCGGGCCGACAGCCGCCGCGACACCCTGCAGGAAAGCCGTGGCACCGGCGCCCTGCGACTGCTGCTGGAGGCGGGCCTGGAGGGAATCCACGGGCCGGTGGCCCAGCTTGGCGAGGTGGAGGAGCGGCACCGCGTCGCCCTGGAGGTCGCCGCCGGCGCCCGCCTGGGCCAGGTGGTGGTCGACGACGATCGCATCGCCGCCCGGGCCATCGACCTGCTCAAGAGCCGCCGTGCCGGCCGTCTCACCTTCCTGCCGCTCAACAGGATCCGTGGTGGCGGCTCGGCAGGCGGCAGCAGCGCCGCTCTGCAGCGTGGCGGCGGGCCCGGCGCGGGAACCGGCGGCGGATTGATCGGCCGGGCGGTCGATCTGGTGCGGCATGAGCCGGTCTACGCCGAGGTGTTCCGCTACGTCTTCGGCGACACGCTGGTGTTCGACAACCTGACCAGCGCCCGCCGCGAGCTGGGGCGCTGCCGTGCCGTCACGCTCGAAGGCGAGCTGCTCGAGAAGAGCGGTGCCATGACCGGCGGCAGCCTGCAGCAGCGCTCCGGCCAGCTGAGCTTCGGCAGCGGCGGCGAACGCGACGAGGCCGAACCGCTGCGGCGCCGCCTGCTGGAACTGGGCGAGACGCTGCTGGCCTGCCGGCGCCGCGAGGCCGAGCTGCTTCAGGAGCTGGAGCAGGCCCGCCCCCGGCTGCAGGAGCGGCAGCGGCGTCAGGCGGCGGTGCAGGCCGAACGCAGCGGCGCCCAGCGCCAGCTCGACCCCCAGCGCCAGCGCGCCCTGCAACGGCAGAAGCGGCTGGAACAGCTTCAGGTCTCCCGTCAGGAGGATGCCCAGCGGCTCGAGGAGCTGGCTGCGGCGATCACCCCGCTGGAGCAGCAGCTGGCGGCCCTGGAGCGCGCCGAGGCAGAGGCCAGCCGCAGCGGCGACAGCGAACGCTGGCAGGGCCTGCAGGCCGACCTGGAGGCGGCGGACCAGGCCCTGAGCCAGGCGCGTCAGGAGCGCGACGGCCTGCTGGCTCAGAGGCGGGAGCGGGCTCTGGCGGCCGAACGGCTCGAGAGCGAAGCCGCCGCCCTGTCCCGCGACGAGCTGCGTCTCGCGGAGGACGTGCGCGCTCTGGTGAGCGAGCGGGAACAGTGGAAGCAGCGCCAGCAGGCTGATCAGCAGCGCCGCGCCGAACTGGAGACGCTGCAGAGCACACTGTCCGCCAGCTTCGGCGAGAAGCGCCGCGCCCGCGACAGCGCCGAGGCCGACCTGGGCCGTCGGCGCCAGGCTCTGCAGCAGCGCCAGTGGGACCTGCAGCACATGCAGGAGGAGAGCCAGGCCCTCGCCGAGGAGCAGCGCAGCGAGGCCCTGCGACTGGAGCAACTGAACAAGGACCTGCCCGATCCACGGCCTGTCCTGAGCGAAGAGGTGCGAGCGGCGGGGCTGGAGGCGCTGCAGGAGGAGCTCAGGCGTGTGCAGCAGCGCATGGAGGCGCTGGAGCCGGTGAACATGCTGGCGCTTCAGGAGCTGGAGGAACTGGAGCAGCGGCTGGCGGAACTGGAGGAGCGGCTGGAGGTGCTGCGCAAGGAGCGCGAGGAGCTGCTGCTGCGCATCGAGACCGTCGCCACCCTGCGGCTGGAGGCCTTCCTGGAGGCCTTCCGCGAAGTGGACGGCCACTTCCGCACGATCTTCGCCGGACTCTCCGACGGCGAGGGCCACCTGCAGCTGGAGAATCCCGACGATCCGCTGGAGGGGGGCCTGACCCTGGTGGCCCATCCGCGCGGCAAGGCGGTCAGGCGACTGGCCTCGATGTCCGGCGGCGAGAAGTCGCTCACGGCGCTCAGCTTCCTGTTCGCCCTGCAGCGTTTCCGCCCCTCGCCCTTCTATGCACTCGATGAAGTGGACAGCTTCCTCGATGGCGTCAACGTCGAGCGCCTGGCCGCCCTGATCGCCAGCCAGGCCGGCGGCGCCCAGTTTCTGGTGGTCAGCCACCGGCGGCCGATGATCGCCGCCGCCACCCGCACCATCGGCGTCACCCAGGCCCGCGGCGCCCATACCCAGGTGGTCGGATTGCCGCCGGCGGCCTGA
- a CDS encoding DUF883 family protein: MDLETASPSPASPPEPEQDPSVAGPVQGVFRERFETLLPRIQKEWPDVARHTLEATRGSFDQVVEVIARQSGTTAAGVRRQLTDLLHVTTEQASQVAENLRPLEEQLESLLDELNSTLRPRIEKPVREKPLLALSVAAGVGLIVGLLLSSGRRSA, encoded by the coding sequence ATGGATCTGGAGACCGCCAGCCCCAGCCCCGCCTCCCCTCCTGAGCCCGAGCAGGACCCGTCCGTCGCCGGCCCGGTGCAGGGGGTGTTCCGCGAGCGCTTCGAGACGCTGCTGCCACGCATCCAGAAGGAGTGGCCGGATGTGGCCCGCCACACCCTGGAGGCCACCCGCGGCAGCTTCGATCAGGTGGTGGAGGTGATCGCCCGCCAGAGCGGCACCACCGCCGCGGGCGTGCGCCGTCAGCTGACGGATCTGCTGCACGTCACCACCGAGCAGGCCAGCCAGGTGGCCGAGAACCTCAGGCCCCTGGAGGAGCAGCTCGAGAGCCTGCTCGACGAGCTCAACAGCACCCTGCGGCCCCGCATCGAGAAGCCGGTGCGCGAGAAGCCGCTGCTGGCCCTCAGCGTCGCCGCCGGCGTGGGGCTGATCGTGGGGCTGCTGCTGTCCTCCGGGCGGCGCTCGGCATGA
- a CDS encoding phage holin family protein has protein sequence MSGNAFGKVTALMASVMDVHVRLALQEMSREKRRLIGGGVFLAMGLTLLTLATIALQLVLLLWLRERFALGWGMAAAVVAGIDLLLSGLCLRVGGQLLKGPYLPETTAGLMRTTRALTGRF, from the coding sequence ATGAGCGGCAACGCCTTCGGCAAGGTCACGGCGCTGATGGCGTCGGTGATGGATGTCCACGTGCGCCTGGCGCTGCAGGAGATGAGCCGCGAGAAGCGGCGCCTGATCGGCGGCGGTGTCTTCCTGGCCATGGGCCTGACCCTGCTCACCCTGGCGACGATCGCGCTGCAGCTGGTGCTGCTGCTGTGGCTGCGCGAGCGCTTCGCCCTGGGCTGGGGCATGGCCGCGGCGGTGGTGGCGGGGATTGATCTGCTTCTCTCCGGCCTCTGCCTGCGGGTGGGCGGTCAGCTGCTCAAGGGGCCCTATCTGCCGGAGACCACCGCCGGCCTGATGCGCACCACCCGGGCCCTGACCGGGCGCTTCTGA
- a CDS encoding class I SAM-dependent RNA methyltransferase, protein MSPSPTALASRFEVVAVVPPGLEEVAAAELKQLGAADVRPLRRAVSCQTDLAGFYRLHLQARLPFRFLRELARFPCSDRQSLRRGVLEAADWEHWLPPERSLRVDVSGGTSALNHSHYTALEVKNALVDLQRQLWGVRSPVDLDDPDLSLHLHLRPAGPRGAAEAVLSLEGGGGSSLHRRGYRAAMGLAPLKENLAAGLIALTGWDGRVPLCDPLCGSGSLLIEAASMALSRAPGLLREARAGSAPAASSAAGSSGLPSASGATSDSAGGAPIETTEHRRPRHFSFERWPDFDARLWQQQVEAARGEERRCLADGAPLAPVIGLERDPAVLSQAWANVEAAGLAPWISLQQGDARDFVPPPQPGLLVCNPPYGARLGGDEDLETLYADLGAMLKQRCSGWTLWLLSGNPELTGALRMKASRKVPVSNGGIDCRWLRYEIR, encoded by the coding sequence ATGAGCCCGTCCCCAACCGCCCTCGCCTCTCGCTTCGAGGTCGTCGCCGTGGTGCCGCCCGGCCTGGAGGAGGTGGCCGCCGCCGAGTTGAAGCAACTGGGCGCGGCAGACGTCCGACCCCTGCGAAGAGCCGTGTCCTGTCAGACCGATCTGGCCGGCTTCTACCGCCTGCACCTGCAGGCCCGCCTGCCGTTCCGCTTCCTGCGGGAGCTGGCCCGCTTCCCCTGCTCCGATCGCCAGTCCCTGCGCCGGGGCGTGCTGGAGGCGGCCGACTGGGAGCACTGGCTGCCACCCGAACGCAGCCTGCGGGTGGATGTCAGCGGTGGCACCTCCGCCCTCAACCACAGCCACTACACCGCCCTGGAGGTGAAGAACGCTCTGGTGGACCTGCAGAGGCAGCTCTGGGGCGTGCGTTCGCCGGTGGACCTGGACGATCCGGACCTCTCCCTGCACCTGCATCTGCGCCCGGCCGGCCCCCGCGGCGCTGCCGAGGCGGTGCTCAGCCTCGAGGGCGGCGGCGGATCCAGCCTGCATCGCCGCGGCTACCGCGCCGCCATGGGCCTGGCGCCGCTCAAGGAGAACCTGGCCGCCGGCCTGATCGCCCTCACCGGCTGGGATGGCCGCGTGCCGCTGTGCGATCCCCTCTGCGGCTCCGGATCACTGCTGATCGAGGCCGCCTCCATGGCCCTGAGCCGCGCCCCTGGCCTGCTGCGTGAGGCACGTGCCGGAAGCGCCCCAGCTGCCTCCTCGGCAGCCGGCAGCTCAGGGCTCCCCTCCGCCAGCGGAGCCACCAGCGACAGCGCAGGCGGCGCACCGATCGAGACGACGGAACACCGGCGGCCGCGCCACTTCAGCTTCGAGCGCTGGCCGGATTTCGACGCCCGCCTCTGGCAGCAGCAGGTGGAGGCGGCCCGGGGCGAGGAGCGCCGCTGCCTCGCGGACGGCGCACCGCTGGCCCCGGTGATCGGCCTGGAGCGCGACCCGGCGGTGCTGTCGCAGGCCTGGGCCAATGTGGAGGCGGCGGGGCTCGCCCCCTGGATCTCCCTGCAGCAGGGCGACGCCCGCGACTTCGTGCCACCGCCGCAGCCGGGCCTGCTGGTCTGCAACCCGCCCTACGGCGCCCGACTGGGCGGCGACGAGGATCTCGAGACGCTCTATGCCGACCTGGGCGCGATGCTCAAGCAGCGCTGCAGCGGCTGGACCCTCTGGCTGCTGAGCGGCAATCCCGAACTCACGGGCGCCCTGCGCATGAAGGCCAGCCGCAAGGTGCCGGTGAGCAACGGCGGCATCGACTGCCGCTGGCTGCGGTATGAGATCCGCTGA
- a CDS encoding YbjQ family protein codes for MSRPPIPVTTTFELPGFRILECRGVVRGIVVRSPTLLQGFLGGLKTMIGGRIGAYTAMCEQTRQQAFDEMLQHATGLGANAIVGMRYDGSTIETGASGATEVLCYGTAVVVEPLNA; via the coding sequence ATGTCACGCCCGCCGATCCCGGTCACCACCACCTTTGAATTGCCTGGTTTCCGCATCCTCGAATGCAGGGGAGTTGTGCGGGGCATCGTCGTGCGCTCACCGACGTTGCTGCAGGGTTTCCTGGGCGGCCTGAAGACGATGATCGGCGGCCGCATCGGCGCTTACACCGCCATGTGCGAGCAGACCCGCCAGCAGGCCTTCGACGAGATGCTTCAGCACGCCACAGGGCTGGGAGCCAACGCGATCGTCGGCATGCGCTACGACGGCTCAACGATCGAGACGGGAGCCAGCGGCGCCACCGAAGTGCTCTGCTACGGCACGGCAGTGGTGGTAGAGCCGCTGAACGCCTGA
- the dcd gene encoding dCTP deaminase, protein MLKNDRWINEQAAAGMLDPFQPTLVRHLEPETAGSPVLSYGCSSYGYDLRLSAKEFLIFRHVPGTVMNPKRFNPANLEPAPLHRDEDGAYFILPAHSYGLGVALERMKVPANITVICLGKSTYARLGIIVNTTPAEASWEGHLTLEFSNSSGADCRIYANEGICQLLFFEGDPCDTTYQDRAGKYQHQPERVTLAKV, encoded by the coding sequence ATGCTCAAGAACGACCGCTGGATCAACGAGCAGGCCGCCGCCGGCATGCTGGATCCCTTCCAGCCCACCCTGGTCCGGCACCTGGAACCCGAGACGGCCGGCTCACCGGTGCTCAGCTACGGCTGCTCCTCCTACGGCTACGACCTGCGACTCTCGGCGAAGGAGTTCCTGATCTTCCGCCATGTGCCGGGCACGGTGATGAACCCGAAGCGGTTCAACCCCGCCAATCTCGAGCCGGCGCCGCTGCACCGGGACGAGGACGGCGCCTACTTCATCCTGCCGGCCCACTCCTACGGGCTGGGTGTGGCTTTGGAGCGCATGAAGGTGCCGGCCAACATCACCGTCATCTGCCTGGGCAAGAGCACCTACGCCCGGCTGGGGATCATCGTCAACACCACCCCGGCTGAAGCCAGCTGGGAGGGGCATCTCACCCTGGAGTTCAGCAACTCGAGCGGCGCCGACTGCCGCATCTATGCCAACGAAGGCATCTGTCAGCTCCTGTTCTTCGAAGGCGATCCCTGCGACACCACCTACCAGGATCGGGCCGGCAAGTATCAGCACCAGCCCGAGCGCGTGACGCTGGCCAAGGTGTGA
- a CDS encoding cob(I)yrinic acid a,c-diamide adenosyltransferase has product MTVSLPAHRQPSRPSGHGRGEVHNQGSGAPRLTGLPTPTPVQLVPQPEGLLQIHTAPFRGSMAAVFSQALRTAGLGSRVLVSQFLRGGVEQGVAGSLSLCGRLQWLRPATPLCIEEPLDQAGDREAATAALEAVQEVWSYSRERLVEGSIDLLVLDELGLAIQLGYLEAAEVTASLERRPAHLDVIITGPAMPAELMAMADQVTQLRRCA; this is encoded by the coding sequence ATGACCGTCAGCCTCCCTGCCCACCGTCAGCCCTCCCGCCCCTCCGGTCACGGCCGCGGCGAGGTGCACAACCAGGGCAGCGGAGCACCCCGGCTCACCGGTCTGCCGACGCCGACGCCCGTGCAGCTGGTGCCCCAGCCCGAGGGTCTGCTGCAGATCCACACCGCGCCGTTCCGCGGCAGCATGGCGGCGGTGTTCAGCCAGGCCCTGCGCACGGCCGGCCTGGGCAGCCGCGTGCTGGTGAGCCAGTTCCTGCGGGGAGGTGTGGAACAGGGGGTGGCCGGCAGCCTCAGCCTCTGCGGACGCCTGCAATGGCTGCGGCCGGCCACGCCCCTCTGCATCGAGGAGCCCCTGGATCAGGCCGGCGACAGGGAGGCGGCGACCGCGGCCCTCGAAGCGGTGCAGGAGGTCTGGAGCTACAGCCGCGAGCGGCTGGTGGAGGGCAGCATCGACCTGCTGGTGCTCGACGAACTGGGCCTGGCGATCCAGCTGGGCTACCTCGAGGCCGCTGAGGTCACGGCCAGCCTGGAGCGGCGTCCCGCCCATCTCGATGTGATCATCACCGGACCGGCGATGCCCGCCGAACTGATGGCGATGGCCGATCAGGTCACCCAGCTGCGCCGCTGCGCCTGA
- the rph gene encoding ribonuclease PH: protein MIPSVPPVSPPWPESSSDVAGEGPATTAEAPGPRRDGRAADDQRPVRIVWDPMGFALSSLTIETGRTRVLCSVCLEEDLPRWRRGSGSGWLSAEYRLLPASTPSRQPRELMKLSGRTQEIQRLIGRSLRASLDLAALGERSLLVDCDVLQADAGTRTAAITGAWLAVAAALERLQRRGVLSASPLRQQVAAISVGLVEGQPLLDLDYSEDSRADVDLNVVMDGEQRLLEIQGTAEGAPFSRGQLDALLDLAGVGIARLQELQRRALTEAAPAA from the coding sequence TTGATCCCGTCCGTTCCGCCGGTCTCGCCGCCCTGGCCTGAATCCAGCAGCGACGTCGCAGGCGAGGGGCCTGCCACCACGGCCGAGGCCCCCGGTCCACGCCGGGACGGCCGTGCTGCCGATGACCAGCGGCCGGTGCGCATCGTCTGGGATCCGATGGGGTTCGCGCTCAGCTCGCTGACGATCGAGACCGGCCGCACCCGGGTGCTCTGCAGCGTGTGTCTGGAGGAGGATCTGCCCCGTTGGCGGCGGGGCTCCGGCAGCGGCTGGCTCAGCGCCGAATACCGGCTGCTGCCGGCCTCCACCCCCAGCCGCCAGCCGCGCGAGCTGATGAAGCTCTCCGGTCGCACCCAGGAGATCCAGCGCCTGATCGGCCGCAGCCTGCGGGCCAGCCTCGATCTCGCGGCCCTCGGAGAGCGAAGCCTCCTGGTGGACTGCGACGTGCTCCAGGCCGACGCCGGCACCCGCACCGCCGCGATCACGGGCGCCTGGCTGGCGGTGGCCGCCGCGCTCGAGCGTCTGCAGCGCCGGGGCGTGCTCAGCGCCTCCCCCCTGCGTCAGCAGGTGGCCGCCATCTCGGTGGGGTTGGTCGAGGGCCAGCCCCTGCTGGATCTGGACTACAGCGAGGACAGCCGCGCCGACGTGGATCTCAACGTGGTGATGGACGGAGAGCAGCGTCTGCTGGAGATCCAGGGCACCGCGGAGGGCGCCCCGTTCAGCCGAGGCCAGCTCGACGCCCTGCTGGATCTGGCCGGTGTCGGCATCGCCCGGCTGCAGGAGCTGCAGCGCCGGGCGCTCACCGAGGCGGCGCCGGCTGCCTGA
- the ntcA gene encoding global nitrogen regulator NtcA produces the protein MVGATRGFSRYANTPSTGTPGAGLTAPGAPPPSTTLAEVIRSLAGSSVESVERGKTIFFPGDPAERVYLLRRGAVRLSRVYESGEEITVALLRENSLFGVLSLLTGQRSDRFYHAIAFTRVEMITAPATSVRRAIEQDASVGLLLLQGLSSRILQTETMIETLTHRDMSSRLVSFLLVLCRDFGVPSSEGITIDLRLSHQAIAEAIGSTRVTITRLLGDLRNEGLLQIDRKKITVFDPIALAKRFS, from the coding sequence ATGGTCGGCGCCACCCGCGGGTTCAGCCGCTACGCCAATACTCCTTCCACGGGCACCCCTGGGGCCGGTCTCACCGCCCCCGGCGCGCCGCCTCCGAGCACCACCCTCGCGGAGGTGATCCGCTCCCTTGCGGGCAGCAGTGTCGAATCGGTGGAGCGGGGCAAGACGATCTTCTTCCCCGGTGATCCCGCTGAGCGGGTCTACCTGTTGCGTCGTGGCGCCGTCCGCCTGTCGCGCGTCTACGAATCGGGCGAGGAGATCACTGTGGCTCTGCTGCGTGAGAACAGTCTGTTCGGAGTGTTATCGCTGCTCACCGGCCAGCGATCGGATCGCTTCTATCACGCGATCGCCTTCACGCGGGTCGAGATGATCACCGCTCCCGCCACCTCGGTGCGGCGCGCCATCGAGCAGGACGCCAGCGTCGGCCTGCTGCTGCTGCAGGGCCTCTCCTCGCGCATCCTGCAGACCGAAACGATGATCGAGACGCTCACCCACCGCGACATGAGTTCGCGGCTGGTGAGCTTCCTGTTGGTGCTCTGCCGCGATTTCGGCGTCCCGAGCAGCGAGGGCATCACCATTGATCTGCGCCTCTCCCACCAGGCCATCGCCGAGGCGATCGGCTCCACCCGCGTCACGATCACCCGCCTGCTGGGAGATCTGCGCAACGAGGGCCTGCTGCAGATCGACCGCAAGAAGATCACAGTGTTCGACCCCATCGCTCTGGCGAAACGGTTCAGCTGA